From Nitrospirota bacterium, a single genomic window includes:
- a CDS encoding 4Fe-4S dicluster domain-containing protein, whose amino-acid sequence MVRNPNQTGWYYNENNCIACKACEAGCKQEFDLPIGVRRRRVIIKEEGKYPNVRARYLSTACNHCAEPACMKACPSEAITKEPEFGAVLINQDKCIGCKRCAAACPFGAPVFDETKKKMDKCTMCYHRLKEGLPPACVRTCPGYALWHGKLSDIDALKTPPEIYRRPIKDKLPGLADTTLTIPSARYSENK is encoded by the coding sequence ATGGTAAGGAATCCAAATCAGACAGGCTGGTACTATAATGAGAATAATTGTATCGCCTGCAAGGCCTGTGAGGCGGGGTGCAAACAGGAGTTTGACCTTCCCATAGGGGTAAGACGCAGAAGAGTTATAATCAAAGAAGAAGGGAAATACCCTAATGTCAGGGCAAGATACCTCTCTACCGCCTGTAATCATTGCGCAGAGCCAGCGTGTATGAAGGCGTGTCCGTCTGAGGCGATAACAAAAGAGCCTGAGTTCGGAGCCGTTCTCATTAACCAGGATAAGTGCATAGGGTGTAAGAGATGCGCCGCCGCTTGTCCATTTGGTGCTCCTGTCTTTGATGAGACGAAAAAGAAAATGGACAAATGCACTATGTGTTATCACAGGTTGAAGGAGGGTCTACCCCCAGCCTGTGTACGGACATGTCCGGGGTATGCCTTGTGGCATGGAAAATTGAGCGATATCGATGCCCTGAAAACACCTCCCGAGATATACAGAAGACCAATTAAAGATAAGCTTCCGGGATTAGCCGATACGACGTTGACTATTCCTTCAGCGAGATATTCCGAAAATAAATAA
- a CDS encoding molecular chaperone TorD family protein gives MAPVMVESSRVVSLLSSMYLCKPVKAAIEKWKIALYEDKSLFMWDLKEALGEIDTESEKELEDLLWDFTQLFIGPYKMLCPPWESVYTSSKRLMMQEAHDEVRTFYHEAGLAMNTPDIMSDHIGAELNFLAVLLQKMNIESEKRQNCLYLTKRFIDEHLRAWIPQFTNDMEAAADTDFYKALAQTTRNLNDFFRF, from the coding sequence ATGGCTCCAGTAATGGTGGAATCATCAAGGGTGGTTAGTTTATTGAGCAGCATGTATCTTTGCAAACCGGTTAAAGCGGCTATCGAAAAATGGAAAATTGCGCTTTATGAGGATAAATCTCTCTTTATGTGGGATCTGAAAGAAGCTCTCGGGGAAATAGATACGGAATCGGAAAAAGAGCTTGAGGATCTCCTATGGGATTTTACACAGCTTTTTATAGGTCCTTACAAAATGCTGTGTCCGCCATGGGAATCTGTTTATACTTCGTCGAAAAGACTTATGATGCAGGAGGCACATGATGAGGTCCGGACTTTTTATCACGAAGCCGGTTTGGCAATGAATACCCCCGACATAATGTCTGACCATATCGGAGCAGAACTCAATTTTCTCGCGGTATTGCTTCAAAAGATGAACATTGAATCTGAAAAAAGGCAAAATTGTCTGTATCTGACAAAACGGTTTATTGATGAGCATCTCAGAGCGTGGATTCCGCAGTTTACCAATGACATGGAGGCAGCAGCAGATACAGATTTTTATAAAGCACTAGCGCAAACAACGAGAAATTTAAACGATTTCTTTAGATTTTAG